In the Pocillopora verrucosa isolate sample1 chromosome 4, ASM3666991v2, whole genome shotgun sequence genome, AAAGAACGAGCAAGGCTGACAGATAAAGTTGTCCGAATGACAGATGCATTCATGCCACATGAAGAATGCGAGGAGCCAAAAGTTGTGCTGATTGAGGGGCAACCTGGGATGGGAAAAACCACTTACTGTCAGAAGCTTGCATATGATTGGTCTATGGAGAACATATCACTCGAAGCTTGTTTTCCTCAAGTGAAGATGCTACTTCTGTTGAAGTGCCGTGACATGAAGACTGCTAACATCGAAGAAGCTATTGACGATCAACTGTTGCCACTTGATGCtgacaagaaggaaaaagaagacttctttcatttcattcgCTGCAACCAATCCAAAATCTTAATGGTTCTTGATGGACTGGACGAATTACCGGAGAATCTCTTAAAAGGCCTCTTTCCCttgattcaaagaaaaatactttCTAATACTTACCTCATGTTAACAGCTCGTCATGAGGCAGGCATGAGAGTCCGACGCCACTGTGACACCCTTCTCGAGATTGTTGGCTTCACCAAGGAGGATACCGACAGTTACATTACGAAGTATTTCAGTAATCACGAGGACCCGAGCCTTGCTGccaaattgattgaaaaattagATCGTGAAGAACAGCTTAGAGAGTTGAGTTCAAATCCACTGAACACAGCCTTGTTATGTTTGCTTTGTGAAGATACAAAAGGAGTATTTCCttcaaatcaaaccaaactGTACGATCAACTTGTATCATGTGCTGTTAGAAGATATTTTGCAAGGAAAGGTATTCCCATGGACTCAAAGGATCCCCTTCAAACTTTTTCAGTTAACCTGAATCATTTAGGAAAGATGGCCTTTGAAGCCCTGAAAGTGGACCGAATGTATTTCAGCAAAGATGAGATGGATTATCAGTCTGTCGATTTCCTTCCGCTGTGCTTTCTTTCTCAGGAAGCTAGTGTCAGCAAACTCAGACCCATTCCTTGCTTTTCCTTTACACACAAGACCTTTCAAGAATATTTTGCTGCATATCACTTGGCCCAGGAGATTCTTTCGGGTGATAAAGACACAGCTGTGGTTCTGTTAGCACACCTTAATCCTGTCTTCAAGTACTGGCAACTATGGAAGTTTCTCTTGACAATGGTGGTAAGCAAGAGTGAAGACGGTGCGGCTTTGGTTATTTCAGGTCTGTGTGACGCTTTCCGAAGTCAGCAAATTGAAGAGGAGGATGAGGAAGAAAGCGACGATGATTTTGATGATTACGTTGATGATGACCGAAACTTCGACATTTGCGACgactttttgaatgtttttccTAGTATTCGTCAGTTATTCCGCTGGCCTTTAACTGAAGATGAAAGAACGAGAGCTGACACTTTAAGATCCGTTTTGAATCTCATTTCAGAATGTGAAAGTGGTGACAATGAACTGACTGATGCTCAGAAGAAAATGGTCCAAACTTTAGCTGTGTCCTTTCCAATACAAAAATTAGTCACCTTTTCTGGTGGCTGGGGTATGCCCAGAAATATGCCGACTCTCTTTGAGTACTTAAAATCTAACTCTACATTGACTCTCTTTTCTTGGCGACATGCCTGTACTGAGGCATTACAGGAAGCACTTGAATGTGTTCTTCAGTCTAACTGCACACTGAAGATTTTAGATCTAACTTCGCTTTCGTCTATGGCCTCGAGCTCCTATTggggaaaagaaaacaagcatgCTCGCCTAACCGCAGTTCTTGCACGAGCTCTCCATTCAGGCTGTACTCTAACGCACCTCAATTTGCGGTGTCGTGCCATCCGCAGTCCTGGAGCAAGTGAAATTGCAAAAGCCCTTCAATCGAATCATACTTTGACTCACTTAAACTTAGACGGAAATGGTATTGACAACTGTGGAGCTGAGGATCTTGCACAAGCTTTGCAGTCTAACTGTGCACTAAAGTATTTAGATCTCAGCCAAAACGAGATTGGCGACCCAGGCGCTGTTGCCCTTGCGAAGGCTTTGGAGTTCAACCGTACCCTGACCTATTTGGATTTAGGACATTGGGATTTTCCTGGATCCAACGCTTTAGGACTGTTAACTTCATTCAATGAAGTTAAGTTAATAGGTgtagacattaaaaaaaacagaattggCGACGAAGGAGCAGCTGCATTTGCGAAAACTATTCGTTCAAATTCTGTGCTTGCGCGTTTAAATCTCCAGAACCATAGGATCGGCAACGCAGGAGCAGCAGCAATTGGCCAATCACTTAAATCAAACTGCACCCTAACACACCTTTGTTTGAGAGGAAACAGAATCGAAGGTGTTGGAGTTGCCACCCTCGGGCACGCTGTTCAGGTTAACCGTGGGCTTGTAAATTTAGATCTAAGATCTAACAGTCTCATCGAGAGTGGAGCCCAAGCAGCATCTTTTGCACAAGGGTTACGACTAAACTCTGTGCTAACACATTTGGACATGAGACACAGCTTAATAGGAACTCGTTTTGTAACTGTACTTGCAGAAAGTCTCAAGTCGAATAGTACTCTTACTCACGTAGATTTGTATGGAAACATGATCGACTCTTCTGGCGCAGTAGCTCTTGCAAGAACACTGAGAACAAATCCCACCTTGAGTCATTTAAATTTGCGGCACAATCTCATTGGTGATTCGGGAGCGGCTGAGTTTGTGGAAACTCTGCAAACTAATAATACATTAATATTTTTAGACCTGAGGAACAACAGAATTCATGAGGCAGGTGCAAGGAAAATTCATGGTTTCTTGCGTGCACTCAACAATATGCATAGGTCTCGGTCCAGTCGTCGCACTATTTTGTATAGCTGGAGCCGATGATTTTTAgtgtttgctttttattttcctgcaaGGAAAAGTAGTTGTACATGAAAGATTTAGCACTGACTGACGTACTAATCTcttaaagtaaaacaaaagtcaTATTTTGAGTGTCCTTCACGACAGTTATGAATAGTTAGATGACAAGCGAATTGTTGTTTCTTCGTAACATCATACACTAGCGAGCTTTCCGCTGTCTGGTAGTTACGggataaaatttattttagtttataAAATCAGTGGCTCTCCTAAAATGTATGAGAAGATGTTTCTATGTGATGCTTTTCCAAATATGAACTTAAAACGAGCTATTCCACCAGTAACcgtattttttgtcattttgtgACCATAAAGTGTGGTTAACCCTGTGAAAGCTTAACCTTCAAATTACTGGAGCTTTTACAGGATTTTTTCCAATAGATTTAGAATTACCTCAAAAATACATGTTCAGTTAGATAAAATGTGATTGTAAATATGTAGTTGTCTATAGTTAAATTTCTTAGAGTGTGcaagtaataaaaaaagttttagtttcctCCTGTTTAATACCTAATTTCCGGCCGATTACCTGCGGGTtatctgttaatttttccacaaacagttgttggTGCGGGTTACAGGAAGGTGCGGGTAATACgataatttttaaagcttccggtatagttttaaaactataagcaggaaaaaaacagagatgatAAGATCCACTTAAGatactcttcaaaaaaaattgaaataactcatttatttcgcGCAGATTGCTCGTTCTAATAAGAGATTTTTAATGCCGATGTAAatcgaaaacatacaaaactcgATGACAAAtcttttatcttgtttgtactcTTACTTTCCCACCTTGTCAATTTCacagcttgtttctttgttaatttcaaaaacaattctCACTTACACGGgaagtgaacttgaaaataaaagaatttaattgtgaaaaagcTGGCTTCGGAGCGAATCACGCGGAAAATTATGCTGACATGTTCATTTCGTGGCGCCGCATAATTAATGACGCGACAGAATTTCCTTCGCATCAGTGAAATTTTCTCAGCCAGCACTACCTTGAGTTAAAGAGTATTTTCCCGTTTCGAGCGATTTCTTCGACTCAGATCTCGAgacatcgattttttttttgagaaacggTTTTTACAAGTGGTATTATTCTCAATGAAACGGCGAagacaaaaagtgtgaaaatttattaattgcacGCTAAAGGATAccatgtcaacaaaaacaatgaaggaactTTGTGTGAATCGACGATTTTCGATTGTTTCTGGGTGCAGATTATCTGtcagtgcgggtaatctgttgaaattCTTTTCTCGTTATTGCAAAATTGACCGATGCGGGTAATCTGCCGCGCGGGTAAATGGACGGAAATTACGGTACCCGTTCACAATTCACAGTAAGTACATATCGTCAGTAATCAAGAGGGGAAAGGAAGTAAATGAAAACTTTCTCTATtttaagagggtctcaatggggtgatggcttttgcggctatcggttaaaattttggccaatttccgGCCAACGGTTAACACCTctccattgtttccaccagagatattttttacggttaactttttttacgactaacggttaaaatttgtcaatttttacgtctaacggctaaatattttggccgttttacagctaacggttaaccccatcgGGACCCTCTTTTAAAACTATCTGTGAGCAGTGCATTCTGCTAGCAACCCCTTCCTCCACCCCACCCAGAAAGGGTTACAAAAAGTAAAGGTTTTATATCTGACAATCGCTATGCAGTCAGCTAGGATTGGTAATGTTAAAAGCAATGTGTGcagaaaaacaacgaaaaagatgtttaaatttgaaaaaatgaggAAAGAGGGAGCACCAGATTTCTAGCCGTTGAGGCTGTCTCATAATGTCCTCTGTCGGTAGCGGTAGATGGTCGGTAGATTGTAGGATAGCagtctcagtacattgtagTGCCAGTCGaagtggaatacttgtaaaaagcgatttcagatcaaatgacactagtttgtagtcgtcaggtatctgtacGGTCTTAGTGGCGTTGATGAAGTCCTCGGTGGATTGTCACGTGAGTTTACGTCTGGATTGTCAGTGAGCAGTTGTAGTATTTTCGTCAGGTACTTGGACAGTTGGTATGTCAGAGAACCCCAGAAAGAAACAATAGCACAGTAGTAGTGTTTAGTAGTAGTATAGCACAGAAGTAGTAGCGTTGGGTGTCAACTACGACCGCTCACCGAAAAATTCAGACGTAAACTACAatcagaaattgtgatgcagaacatcgagGAAAGCGCCCTTTCGACCTGCCGACATACTataccgctttggttacgctacgttgatGATACTTTCAAAATCGACGCATTCCACCACCACCTTAGCgaacaaaacactgacatacagtttaCTGAGAGgtcgaaaaaaaatgtaacgTAACACTCACCGACCCACTActactaccgaagctaacgacAACGCAACTCCTACTACCATAGCAACTATACCATACATAAAGGGaatatctgagaacatctcgcgCATCCCACAACCATTCAATATTCGCGTCGCCCCCAAACCTATCACCACACTACTTCAGTTACTGACTAAagtcaaagacaaagacgaaccgaggaacagacaaggagcagtgtataagatcaattgctccgactgccacgcctcctacatcgagcgacgaggaaaggcgatgtcaacaatcacattgctgaacatcaccgacttacgaaccgcactattgactgggactcggcgcaatgcctaacctacagcaccaactactttcaacgactgaccctaGAAAGCTGGTTTACTTACTGGGAACATACTCCCCTTAACAtgtgtcaaccactaccggcaccatacaaacgactcattcacgacattaacattacaaacgaaccgaacagaacgacctaacttcactatCGGATCGAGACCGACCAATCGCGaccgacctacgccacttgagtcttacagccaataacatcacggcaaaactgaccaatcagtttatacaaaccggactaagtacattcgactgacaacaactattcacttgactctgatgatgacttccgctcaggttgtcgaaacgtcagtcatcACTACCGACAAgagtccttctcaggactacactcacccgaacgatcaaactacactattacatgttatcgctgggttcaaaccatttacagTATTATCCTCTATCCGATCGTCTCTCATTAACTTTCGGCCTAGATCCAGTAGTTTGTATCCCGATAATTCCACTTTGATATCCCGGAAACTCTATTTCAAATATCTAGtatgtatttaatttttcctcATGTATCCCGTACCCGTAAAATTTTGTAACCTATATCCCAATAGCCCGCTATAGGGCCTTAGTGATCAGTAGCTCCGGCAACGGATGACGTAAGCAAGGTGAATTTTTTAAGTTAGTCACATGACTTAACTCTTTCTGTCGACGGAGGAAGGCTCTCCTAAGGCAAATTTCCCCTTGCTGATACATTTTTGAGCCCTCTATCAACATTTTCTTCGCAAGGTAACCCAAAAGTTATTCTTTTAATCCATTTTTTATTGTGCACAGAACGATTTATCTTTCACTGAGTGTCTTACTGAACTGATATTTGTGTGTGCGAATGGTCGGCAGTGGCGCGGAGTCGCTGAACTGATTATCGCTCTATCTGTTCCTTTCACTATCTTACAATCTTGAATATAGCTGCTTTGTCGACTGTAAATTATAACGAACGGTACTGTATATAATTTGGCAGTCTCAGAACTTCACGATGCCCGTTTAGGAAGTTTAATCTATGCTCAAAACTGAAAGTATTATTTTCGTCAATTTCAATTAGTACCCGGAAGTACTTCGCTTCTGTGTAATTCATGTTGTGGCGAAATGTACTACTTGTGCTTCTCAACTGGCGTCATACGGCTATTAAATTATGGTTTTTTTATGACAAGATTAAAACTACTATATATGTGTAATTTTTTAGGTTTCAGTATTTTCACAATTGGCCATCTTTTTGAGCTCCAGGTTCTAAGATCGAAATAGTTATCAGtaacttgtttttctttattgattGCTCGGTTTTTTGTCCTTCAGGTATCGATGAAGATGGTTAGTGGGGTGGTGAACTAATATATCCTAATAAAACTCAGGGAATGGCAACAGCTTCTTCAACAGGGTAAGTTCTACATTATCATCCAGTTTGCGTTTAACTGGTGTCAGTGCATGGTCATGCACTAGACTCAAAATTATCAGTGACCATTTTCTTTCCGGAGAGGTGCAGGTTAAGTTGCTAAGAAACATGTTGTGGCTGTACAATCGTGAAGTTGAAATTGtcactgtaaaaaaattaaaattaagcaATTCTAGCTGCACGAGTCCAGAGTGTTAAAGTACTCAGCCCTACATTTTTGCTTTCAACTAGCAAATGTTCACTAGTGCTTCTGTCAATAGAAGTTCTTTCACCCTAGTGGAAAAATGGCCAGTTGCTTTAAGTTAATGAAGGCATTGTACTTTGGATAGTTGCAACCTGAACTGAATCACAAATACAACATAACAGTAATAATTAATTAGCATAGATGAACCTTTCAAATCTTACACTCTCACATGTCTTGTTTAACTATTGGTCAGGAATAGTACTGTAATTTCATTTCTTGCCATTGGATTTAAATTGACAATGTAATTTTAATGTAGTGTGTAAAAACAGATATAATACAATACACTGATTATGGCATGGGTCA is a window encoding:
- the LOC136280196 gene encoding NLR family CARD domain-containing protein 3-like, with the translated sequence MATASSTGSSYLAVTDNQKRWLVVGIALNKILIPQIRPFVEQGINTEYNNLKISHNIHVQGPLGRLQKWPASSKKLLKYENINGNDVRPRLHGGRFNYSLFDCQVKSHVDFARLYVEKYMAKFTAFDDHCDASAVLSLLGGVPVFSAAASSAGDVRIARNDWAHCVFNKWDPAKFQKSFTEMEQLIRNMALPSVDERELLEELKDWETKGTHLCMNSPVDPTLLQVVQQELKSLQDRVDNMCLELNQKKTKIQHELQSIAVTLNYMEKRLQNLESRADQADGRLDEIEEKMEDLTNSKGSDLTMSCQEIPIETPVFPEQLADIIRRDYKGEGAVLCPFPWCEDDLQLKLSKVFTRLQIFSKEKERARLTDKVVRMTDAFMPHEECEEPKVVLIEGQPGMGKTTYCQKLAYDWSMENISLEACFPQVKMLLLLKCRDMKTANIEEAIDDQLLPLDADKKEKEDFFHFIRCNQSKILMVLDGLDELPENLLKGLFPLIQRKILSNTYLMLTARHEAGMRVRRHCDTLLEIVGFTKEDTDSYITKYFSNHEDPSLAAKLIEKLDREEQLRELSSNPLNTALLCLLCEDTKGVFPSNQTKLYDQLVSCAVRRYFARKGIPMDSKDPLQTFSVNLNHLGKMAFEALKVDRMYFSKDEMDYQSVDFLPLCFLSQEASVSKLRPIPCFSFTHKTFQEYFAAYHLAQEILSGDKDTAVVLLAHLNPVFKYWQLWKFLLTMVVSKSEDGAALVISGLCDAFRSQQIEEEDEEESDDDFDDYVDDDRNFDICDDFLNVFPSIRQLFRWPLTEDERTRADTLRSVLNLISECESGDNELTDAQKKMVQTLAVSFPIQKLVTFSGGWGMPRNMPTLFEYLKSNSTLTLFSWRHACTEALQEALECVLQSNCTLKILDLTSLSSMASSSYWGKENKHARLTAVLARALHSGCTLTHLNLRCRAIRSPGASEIAKALQSNHTLTHLNLDGNGIDNCGAEDLAQALQSNCALKYLDLSQNEIGDPGAVALAKALEFNRTLTYLDLGHWDFPGSNALGLLTSFNEVKLIGVDIKKNRIGDEGAAAFAKTIRSNSVLARLNLQNHRIGNAGAAAIGQSLKSNCTLTHLCLRGNRIEGVGVATLGHAVQVNRGLVNLDLRSNSLIESGAQAASFAQGLRLNSVLTHLDMRHSLIGTRFVTVLAESLKSNSTLTHVDLYGNMIDSSGAVALARTLRTNPTLSHLNLRHNLIGDSGAAEFVETLQTNNTLIFLDLRNNRIHEAGARKIHGFLRALNNMHRSRSSRRTILYSWSR